In one Apteryx mantelli isolate bAptMan1 chromosome 9, bAptMan1.hap1, whole genome shotgun sequence genomic region, the following are encoded:
- the PLEKHB2 gene encoding pleckstrin homology domain-containing family B member 2: MAFVKSGWLLRQSTILRRWKKNWFDLWSDGRLIFYDDQNRHDIEDKIHMRIHCINLRVGNECRDFQPPEGKQRDCLLQIVCRDGKTVNLCAESADDCLAWKMALQDARTNTGYVGSEVMYDETAISSAPPPYTAYATPSPEVYGYSYDQYNGGYPPTGPQVFYASNGQAYAVPHQYPYPGPYGQPPANHVIIRERYRDSDGDLALGMLAGAATGMALGSLFWVF; the protein is encoded by the exons ATGGCATTTGTGAAGAGTGGATGGCTGCTCCGGCAAA GTACTATTTTACGGCGCTGGAAGAAGAACTGGTTTGACCTATGGTCTGATGGCCGTTTAATATTCTATGATGATCAGAATCGCCATGATATAGAAGATAAAATCCACATGCGAATCCATTGCATCAACCTCAGAGTGGGGAATGAATGTCGAG ATTTCCAGCCTCCAGAGGGGAAGCAGAGAGACTGTTTACTGCAGATTGTTTGCCGTGATGGGAAGACAGTCAACCTCTGTGCAGAGAGTGCAGATGACTGCCT GGCATGGAAAATGGCTCTCCAGGATGCCAGAACAAACACG GGCTACGTGGGATCTGAAGTGATGTACGATGAGACAGCCATTTCCTCAGCCCCTCCTCCCTATACAGCATATGCTACACCGTCACCTGAG GTTTATGGCTACAGCTATGATCAGTACAATGGTGGGTATCCCCCCACTGGTCCTCAAGTCTTCTATGCCTCCAATGGACAAGCCTATGCTGTTCCCCATCAATATCCCTACCCAG GACCTTATGGCCAGCCCCCTGCAAACCATGTCATCATTCGAGAACGTTACCGTGACAGCGATGGAGATCTTGCACTGGGCATGCTTGCTGGAGCAGCAACTGGAATGGCCCTGGGCTCATTATTCTGGGTTTTCTAG